From Methanobacterium formicicum, the proteins below share one genomic window:
- a CDS encoding GTP-binding protein — protein MDALKVVVFGALNAGKTTFVERLSGNELFLKGEYEDITTSFDFVQIEQGGFLIHLFASPGHRRFSFMWETLATGMDGAILLIDSTVGITPVDFELIKFIEGYDVPYVIAANKEDISRLDPEAIRAELNLSGDIPIFNTSALNDDDLASFMDNLINEITGKNK, from the coding sequence ATGGATGCCCTTAAAGTTGTGGTTTTCGGCGCTTTAAACGCCGGTAAAACCACCTTTGTTGAGAGATTAAGTGGAAACGAACTTTTCTTGAAAGGTGAATATGAAGATATTACCACCAGTTTTGATTTTGTCCAGATCGAACAGGGCGGTTTTTTAATACATTTATTTGCCAGTCCCGGGCATCGAAGATTTTCTTTTATGTGGGAAACACTGGCTACTGGTATGGACGGGGCAATCTTATTAATAGACTCAACCGTGGGGATAACACCGGTAGATTTCGAGTTAATTAAATTCATTGAAGGCTACGATGTGCCTTATGTTATTGCGGCCAATAAAGAAGACATTTCTAGACTGGATCCGGAAGCTATACGTGCTGAATTGAATCTTTCGGGCGATATACCTATTTTTAATACTTCGGCATTGAATGATGATGATCTGGCCAGTTTCATGGACAATCTTATTAATGAAATTACAGGGAAAAACAAGTGA
- a CDS encoding roadblock/LC7 domain-containing protein: protein MVVQNLDEVLININRIRGVKDSLVAGLDGIPVTKVDRESSILSATTVAALGAVRELTRTVRYGNLEQLIVETEQGKIVIDEFGMDHVIIVLTEMNANIGMIRVMLKKAISDFTNNQ, encoded by the coding sequence ATGGTTGTTCAGAATTTAGATGAAGTTTTAATCAATATTAACCGAATCAGGGGAGTCAAAGATTCCCTGGTGGCGGGTCTGGATGGTATTCCTGTAACCAAGGTGGATCGGGAAAGTTCAATTTTAAGTGCCACCACGGTGGCGGCACTGGGAGCAGTGCGAGAACTTACCAGAACAGTCCGTTACGGGAATCTAGAGCAGTTAATCGTGGAAACAGAACAGGGGAAAATAGTGATTGATGAATTTGGTATGGATCATGTTATCATAGTTTTAACCGAGATGAATGCCAACATTGGCATGATCAGGGTGATGTTAAAGAAGGCCATTTCTGATTTCACCAACAATCAATAG
- a CDS encoding roadblock/LC7 domain-containing protein → MKPISEQINEVLQQMEYKSDILESYVIRKDGLIMTSSNPHVKNHMIAAMAASLINIGEKTLNDIGKDNLEKVLIKGEKLQIVIMGSSTVALVCAVESTANLGMVFLKMKRAVEKIFQIIQDAYID, encoded by the coding sequence ATGAAACCTATTTCCGAGCAGATCAACGAAGTTCTACAGCAGATGGAGTACAAAAGTGACATTTTAGAGTCCTATGTAATCCGTAAAGATGGGCTGATTATGACCTCCAGCAATCCCCATGTGAAAAACCATATGATTGCGGCCATGGCTGCTTCCCTCATCAATATCGGTGAAAAAACACTCAATGATATTGGTAAAGACAACCTGGAAAAAGTCCTGATCAAAGGTGAGAAACTACAAATCGTTATCATGGGTTCATCCACTGTTGCCCTGGTCTGTGCAGTGGAATCCACGGCTAATCTGGGTATGGTTTTTTTGAAAATGAAGAGAGCGGTGGAAAAAATATTCCAGATAATACAGGA